The genomic stretch GGTGGTCATCTGCAATTCACCCAATCTTCTTCCGGCAAAGCCATATTTCTCTCTCAAAATACCAGTTCTGTCAACTCTAGGGTGTGAGCCCAAAATGCCACCAAATACGAAATAGTCAAAGTCAGAAGCATCAGAAGGTGTCAAGTTCTGCGTGGCAGCTGGGTCTAACAAACAAACTCTAGATCTGTCCACTTTCCCGTCATCAACATCTACACATTCCTTAGTAGTCCATTGCAATCCTAGGTCTAAAAGTCTCTTTGGAATGTCATTTTCTGTAGTTGCTTCTGGCAAAGATGTCAAAATCAAGTTTTCCTTGCCTAATTCCTTTATGATTTGGGTATATTCGAGAATCACCCATTCGGAAAATCCTTCTTCCATATGCTCTATTATGTACTTCATTGTGTGGTATGTGTTCTGATAGGAGTTGGTTCTTACTATAAAGCAAATTGAGAGGAGTATAGTCTAATCTACTTATCGTGGGGTTTCTCTTGTGAGCTCAtcgaaatttttcagtagtGCATCCattgaatatttcagttgcaaaatgcaGCGAGCAAAATGaattgggtgcaaaatttgaaaCTTTTTTCTACTTGCAATTACCGGATACTTGATCTCAATTATGTTCAATTATATATGTACTCAATTATTAGAAACTCTAGCTGGGGATATACACGGTTAAAAGATTTATTTCTTGGAGCAACACGAGGAAGCGGCTTCAGAAGCAGTGGTGTTGAAAGCCAATCTGGAGGTCTTGTCGATATTCAATGAACAAGTGTCATGGCCCACGGCACCAGCTTTGACTTCCTTGGTAGTCTTAGCATATGATGGCTTGACGTCAAGAACTGGGTTTTCGGTGAAGAAATGTCTAGGTCTCAACATCAAATCGAAGATTTCCGTAGGCATCACTGGGAAGTCTTCTGGTGCTGGGAAGTGGGTGATACCGAAGgtgtggaagaagacgatgtcTGTATTTTCAACGTTGTCAGATCCATCACCAATCCACTTTCTCATACCTCTAGCACCATCACCGGACCATTGGGCTACGTGATCACCGGAAGGGTACAATCTACCATAGCCGTGGTCCTCGTCAACATAAGGAACGACCTCGGTAGTATGACAAGCCCATGGTGCTCTCTTACGAACCAAAGAACCCTCTTGAGCCAATACAGGTGAACAGAAGGTGGAAACCAACTTGTACGAAGCTGGTTTTCCAGAGTATGCGTTGATAGAATTGGGGTTGAACATATCCCAAGTTCTAGAGGTGGATGCATCAGAGTCAGTTAAAGAGTCTTTAACCGTCTTAAACGTGGTCTTGTGAGCGTAGAAGGCATTTCCGTACATGTTTTCTTTGGATCCGAATGGATAAGGAGATGGTTTAGCATCACTAGTGGCAGCGGAGTTGTTGTCCCCGTCGATTCTGGGGTGAATTCTCAAAGAGAACAAGTGCTGGTGATTGTGAGCATTCACCTGTGGGTAGACTTGTGTTCCCCAAGGACCGGTTTCTTCGTCCTCTGCACAGATATAGGTGTTCAAGATACCCGTCAATCTGACTTCTAACTTGATGGTACCGTCTTGTCTAAAGATCCAGTACAAACAGTATTCGTAGTTAGCAGCAGTGAAGATTTGCGAGATGATGAGCTTCTTACCTCTGGTAACCACAGTGGTCTGGAAGTCATCTCTGAAGTCCGAGTGCTTGAACAACAATccgtcgtcttcttcgtgGATACAGATAGCGTTCTTCACGGTGGTTGGCTCACCGTCCTTGTTAGGGAAGTGTGCATCCATGTAGTGAATCACACCTTTACAATCACAGCCCAAGGTCAATGGGTTGGTACAGTTACCAGCACCATATTCACCGATGTCCAAGGCATGCTTTCTCTGGTGAGGGAAGTCTGGAGAGCCGTAAGGAACAATCATCTCGGAAAGAGAGATACGGTGGAACATAGGTCTAATCTTGCCGTGATCGTTGTATGACATGTCAGACAAGACGATACCTTCTCTGTAGTTGAAACCAATGTGGAATTGCATGTTGGACCAAGTCATCACATTACCTtgcaagttgaaggagaCACCGTTGGGCTGGGTGATGTTGATAGGCGTGTTATCCTCACGGAACCCACTTGGGTTCTCCTTGGTACCaaacttctccagaatGTGCTTAGGATGGAAAGACGAGTGCTTGTGCTTGGAaacctttcttcttctggtggGGATATCAATAAAAATCACCTTTTTGGCATTCATATCGACAATTGGACAGAAATCAAGTGGGTGAGAGTAATGGGAGTCATCCTCGTCCAGTCTCCAGTACATAAGAGCCTGTTGGAGTCTTCTTGAGGCTCCCCAT from Scheffersomyces stipitis CBS 6054 chromosome 2, complete sequence encodes the following:
- a CDS encoding predicted protein is translated as MKYIIEHMEEGFSEWVILEYTQIIKELGKENLILTSLPEATTENDIPKRLLDLGLQWTTKECVDVDDGKVDRSRVCLLDPAATQNLTPSDASDFDYFVFGGILGSHPRVDRTGILREKYGFAGRRLGELQMTTDTAIRTTQKIVENQVKFEDIKFLDYPEIRYNKYESTEMPFRYIVDANGEPILPVGMLELIKHDAEQSIDDLLLE
- the AMO1 gene encoding peroxisomal copper amine oxidase (go_funtion copper ion binding), yielding MERLSQLATQLTSGSTATAPHPLDPLSPSEIKAVSDIVKSKYAGRTINFNTVTLREPVKKVYYNWKEHNGPLPPRLAYFVVVEDGVSAIQEGVVDIGSGVLVELRQTEGVQPILTPDDLQKTEDIVRSDPEVIRQCGISGIPPSEMANVYCDAWTIGYDERWGASRRLQQALMYWRSDEDDSHYSHPLDFCPIVDMNAKKVIFIDIPTRRRKVSKHKHSSFHPKHISEKFGTKENPSGFREDNTPINITQPNGVSFNLQGNVMTWSNMQFHIGFNYREGIVLSDMSYNDHGKIRPMFHRISLSEMIVPYGSPDFPHQRKHALDIGEYGAGNCTNPLTLGCDCKGVIHYMDAHFPNKDGEPTTVKNAICIHEEDDGLLFKHSDFRDDFQTTVVTRGKKLIISQIFTAANYEYCLYWIFRQDGTIKLEVRLTGILNTYICAEDEETGPWGTQVYPQVNAHNHQHLFSLRIHPRIDGDNNSAATSDAKPSPYPFGSKENMYGNAFYAHKTTFKTVKDSLTDSDASTSRTWDMFNPNSINAYSGKPASYKLVSTFCSPVLAQEGSLVRKRAPWACHTTEVVPYVDEDHGYGRLYPSGDHVAQWSGDGARGMRKWIGDGSDNVENTDIVFFHTFGITHFPAPEDFPVMPTEIFDLMLRPRHFFTENPVLDVKPSYAKTTKEVKAGAVGHDTCSLNIDKTSRLAFNTTASEAASSCCSKK